One window of Nymphaea colorata isolate Beijing-Zhang1983 chromosome 1, ASM883128v2, whole genome shotgun sequence genomic DNA carries:
- the LOC116259657 gene encoding 3-hydroxy-3-methylglutaryl-coenzyme A reductase 1-like gives METRRRVVAKRPEPKGAAANQAAGRAKTRLALASDALPLPANVTNKFFLVLFFLSSYYLMRRWREKIRTNTLLHLLTFWEIVAILSFLSSFIYLFGFFGIIYVQPFVSRSSEEWDDLEPEPHRQASPPCAVQAPLRAQPADLAGDPEEEVIMGVVNGTVPSHTLESRLGDCQRAAGVRRKALEIVSGRSVDGLPLDGFDYGSILGQCCELPIGYVQIPVGIAGPLLMKGKGEVYVPMATTEGCLVASTNRGCKAIYASGGVDSVCVRDGMSRAPAVRLASARRAAELKFFLEDPMNFETVSMVFNRTSRFARLQSIKCALAGRILYMRFVCATGDAMGMNMVSKGVQNVLDFLRNDFPDMDIISLSGNYCSDKKPAAVNWIEGRGKSVVCDAIIKEEVVRSVLKTSVSALVDLNNRKNLVGSAVAGSLGGFNAHASNIVSAIFIATGQDPAQNVESSQCITMMEFADNGKDLYISVSMPCIEVGTVGGGTQLASQSACLNLLGAKGSNMETPGTNATKLALVVAGAVLAGELSLMSALAAGQLVKSHMKYNRSSKDICASAASCT, from the exons ATGGAGACACGGCGAAGGGTGGTGGCCAAGCGGCCGGAACCCAAGGGCGCCGCCGCCAACCAGGCGGCTGGGAGGGCGAAGACTCGTCTGGCGTTGGCGTCTGACGCCCTCCCCCTTCCCGCCAATGTCACCAACAAGTTCTTCCTggtcctcttcttcctttcgtCCTACTACCTGATGCGCAGGTGGCGCGAGAAGATCCGGACCAACACCCTCCTCCATCTCCTCACCTTCTGGGAGATCGTCGCcattctttccttcctttcttccttcatctacCTCTTTGGCTTCTTCGGCATAATCTATGTCCAGCCCTTCGTCTCTCGGTCCTCAGAAGAGTGGGACGATCTAGAGCCCGAGCCCCATCGGCAGGCCTCCCCCCCATGTGCCGTACAGGCTCCGTTGCGCGCTCAGCCCGCCGACCTTGCCGGGGACCCCGAGGAGGAGGTCATCATGGGGGTCGTTAATGGCACCGTGCCGTCCCATACGCTGGAGTCGAGGTTAGGCGATTGCCAGCGGGCTGCGGGCGTGAGGCGTAAGGCACTGGAGATCGTCTCCGGGAGGTCGGTTGACGGGTTGCCGCTGGATGGATTTGATTACGGCTCGATCTTGGGGCAATGCTGCGAGTTGCCCATCGGGTATGTGCAGATTCCAGTGGGGATTGCGGGGCCTTTGCTGAtgaaggggaagggggaggtGTATGTGCCGATGGCGACCACGGAGGGATGCTTGGTCGCGAGCACCAACAGGGGGTGTAAGGCGATTTATGCTTCCGGTGGGGTGGACTCCGTCTGCGTGAGAGATGGGATGAGCAGGGCACCGGCGGTGAGGTTGGCATCTGCGAGAAGAGCTGCTGAGCTCAAGTTCTTCCTTGAAGACCCAATGAACTTTGAGACCGTGTCCATGGTTTTCAATAG GACGAGCAGATTTGCTAGGCTGCAGAGTATAAAGTGCGCGTTAGCGGGAAGGATCCTTTACATGAGATTCGTTTGCGCCACAGGGGATGCCATGGGCATGAACATGGTCTCCAAGGGAGTGCAGAACGTGCTGGACTTTCTTCGCAATGATTTCCCGGACATGGATATCATCAGCCTTTCAG GAAATTACTGTTCAGATAAGAAGCCTGCTGCCGTTAACTGGATTGAAGGACGTGGGAAGTCGGTGGTATGTGATGCCATAATAAAAGAAGAGGTGGTGAGGTCGGTGCTGAAAACGTCGGTCTCTGCATTGGTGGATCTAAACAACAGAAAGAACTTAGTTGGGTCAGCAGTGGCAGGGTCACTAGGCGGGTTTAACGCTCACGCGAGTAACATAGTGTCCGCCATTTTCATTGCCACAGGTCAGGACCCTGCCCAGAATGTTGAGAGCTCCCAGTGTATCACCATGATGGAGTTTGCAGACAATGGCAAGGACCTTTACATCTCTGTTTCCATGCCTTGCATCGAG GTGGGCACAGTTGGTGGTGGCACACAGCTAGCTTCTCAATCTGCGTGCCTGAACCTGCTGGGTGCGAAGGGTTCTAACATGGAAACGCCGGGGACGAACGCCACGAAGCTGGCCCTCGTAGTCGCCGGTGCAGTTCTAGCAGGGGAACTGTCCCTCATGTCTGCGCTTGCAGCCGGGCAGCTGGTCAAGAGCCATATGAAGTACAACAGGTCGAGCAAGGACATCTGTGCATCGGCTGCCTCATGTACTTAA
- the LOC116267806 gene encoding SPX domain-containing protein 4-like, which produces MKFGKEFGTHLVQTLPDWRDKFLCYKPLKKLLKQIAVADPAGSAGFYDGFNVNGSASSVPRSAGNGVEPGHMLDGLGGDGIRLSTLEEWFVGLLDRELEKFNDFYVDKEEEFIIRLQELKERKGLNGRNRKLMVTVI; this is translated from the exons ATGAAGTTCGGGAAGGAGTTCGGCACGCACCTGGTGCAGACGTTGCCGGACTGGCGGGACAAGTTTCTCTGCTACAAGCCCCTCAAGAAGCTCCTCAAGCAGATTGCCGTTGCCGACCCTGCTGGGTCGGCCGGTTTCTACGACGGCTTTAACGTCAACGGATCGGCTTCCTCCGTTCCCCGGTCCGCCGGGAATGGCGTTGAGCCCGGGCATATGTTGGATGGGCTCGGAGGCGACGGAATTAGGCTTTCGACTCTGGAGGAGTGGTTCGTGGGCCTTCTTGATCGCGAGTTGGAGAAGTTCAATGACTTTTACGTTGATAAGGAGGAGGAGTTCATCATTCGGTTGCAG GAGctgaaggaaaggaaaggattgaATGGCAGAAACAGAAAACTCATGGTAACGGTGATTTGA